Proteins from a genomic interval of Phlebotomus papatasi isolate M1 chromosome 3, Ppap_2.1, whole genome shotgun sequence:
- the LOC129805494 gene encoding translocation protein SEC63 homolog, with translation MGGQKFEYDESGSTFFYFVLSFLGLILIPCTFYYWPRKKREDPNIVKEQCQCPPCMDKRDLLQNSEPYRRFKSLLIKLVLVGGWALLFFLAYKVSQFDYEMSNFDPYEILGLPLGSSQSEVKRAYHQLSRILHPDKPTGDEKAFMKLTKAYQALTDDEARKNWERYGNPDGPGAMSFGIALPAWIVEKENSIWVLGLYALIFMIALPTAVGMWWYHSIRFSSDKVLLDTTQMYFYFFHKTPHMALKRVIMILAASLEYDKRHNSQVVERQSDNEEVPMLIRMLPNLNEKCKEMPLCRMYSIKARAILHAHLSRIPLTPNTLDRDRQFIVKKCPYLIQEMVSCVNQLIMLAYAKRISRLPTIETIENCMKLSPMIVQGLWEFKSPLLQLPYLTEDHLRYFATKKRHIKNLQQFAQLPAEESRAILKNLNDFEYYTLMKVLGKMPVIDFSFRCEVIDDEHTNVVTAGAIVTVTVTLERKNMSELFGDTNAAEKPSIKEEDEDQENEGNVESQNQVKKPIWAKQGKKGHKGGKNKYKSGNVKHKVTSNPSNAVKNEEKPVVVKKQKSNEGDSDAESTLDSDEEKFSSDDEKKTAEDDDFEWEKFQQKLNKREKLEGKSKLSHAVHCPYFPEDKQEYWWTYICDRKSRTLLTAPYHVTNLVDREEVQLKFTAPRWPALYTFTVCLRSDSYMGMDQQLDMKLDVKEATAIPTVEPQWEFSESESDPNLQGSEYTTDTSEDEEED, from the exons ATGGGTGGTCAAAAGTTTGAATACGATGAAAGTGGAAGtacatttttctattttgtacTATCTTTCCTCGGTCTAATTCTTATTCCATGCACTTTCTACTATTGGCCGCGGAAGAAACGCGAAG ATCCAAACATCGTCAAGGAGCAATGTCAATGTCCACCATGCATGGATAAGCGGGATTTGCTTCAGAATTCAGAGCCATATCGACGTTTCAAATCCCTGTTGATTAAATTGGTTTTGGTCGGAGGCTGGGCTCTGCTCTTCTTCCTTGCCTACAAAGTCTCCCAATTTGACTATGAGATGTCCAATTTTGATCCCTATGAAATCCTAGGACTACCCCTGGGTTCCTCCCAATCCGAAGTTAAGAGAGCTTATCACCAGCTGTCACGAATCCTGCATCCGGATAAACCTACGGGAGATGAAAAAGCCTTCATGAAGCTCACGAAAGCCTATCAGGCGCTCACGGATGATGAGGCTAGGAAAAACTGGGAGAGATATGGAAATCCTGATGGACCAGGAGCCATGTCCTTTGGAATTGCTCTGCCAGCGTGGATTGTTGAGAAAGAGAACAGCATCTGGGTTCTGGGACTCTACGCCCTTATCTTTATGATTGCACTTCCGACTGCT GTTGGAATGTGGTGGTATCATTCAATTCGCTTCAGCAGCGACAAGGTCCTCCTGGACACCACACAGATGTACTTCTACTTCTTCCATAAAACTCCTCACATGGCTCTCAAACGAGTCATCATGATCCTGGCAGCAAGTCTTGAGTATGACAAACGTCACAATTCCCAAGTTGTTGAACGTCAGTCAGACAATGAGGAAGTGCCAATGCTCATCCGTATGCTGCCGaatctcaatgaaaaatgcaaagAGATGCCACTCTGTCGGATGTATTCCATCAAAGCACGAGCCATCCTTCATGCTCATCTCAGTCGAATTCCCCTCACTCCCAATACTCTCGATCGCGATCGGCAGTTCATCGTGAAAAAATGCCCGTATCTCATCCAAGAGATGGTCTCATGCGTCAATCAGCTCATTATGCTGGCTTATGCAAAGCGCA TTTCTCGACTTCCGACAATTGAAACTATTGAGAATTGCATGAAACTGTCTCCGATGATTGTTCAGGGACTCTGGGAATTTAAGAGTCCACTGCTGCAGCTACCCTACCTCACAGAGGATCACTTGAGGTACTTCGCAACAAAGAAGCGCCACATCAAGAACCTCCAGCAATTTGCTCAGTTGCCAGCAGAGGAGAGTCGGGCTATTCTAAAAAATCTCAATGACTTTGAGTACTACACACTAATGAAGGTTTTAGGGAAGATGCCAGTTATTGACTTTAGTTTTCGCTGTGAAG TGATTGACGATGAGCATACCAATGTTGTGACTGCGGGAGCAATTGTGACGGTGACAGTGACTCTTGAGAGGAAGAATATGAGTGAATTGTTTGGAGACACAAATGCTGCAGAAAAACCAAGCATAAA GGAAGAAGATGAGGATCAGGAGAATGAGGGCAATGTTGAAAGTCAGAATCAGGTGAAGAAGCCAATTTGGGCGAAACAGGGCAAAAAGGGTCACAAGGGTGGCAAGAACAAATACAAAAGTGGAAATGTAAAACACAAAGTTACATCAAATCCATCCAATGCGgtgaagaatgaagaaaaaccTGTTGTTGTG AAAAAGCAAAAGTCCAACGAAGGGGATTCCGATGCAGAGAGTACTCTGGACAGTGATGAGGAGAAATTTTCCTCAGATGACGAGAAGAAGACGGCAGAGGATGATGATTTTGAGTGGGAGAAATTTCAGCAGAAGCTGAATAAGCGGGAGAAGCTGGAGGGTAAATCGAAGCTCTCGCATGCTGTGCACTGCCCATACTTCCCGGAGGACAAGCAGGAGTACTGGTGGACGTACATCTGCGACAGGAAGTCCCGAACACTCCTCACAGCTCCCTATCACGTGACCAATCTCGTGGACAGGGAAGAGGTGCAGCTGAAGTTCACGGCTCCGCGTTGGCCAGCTCTGTATACATTTACCGTGTGTTTGCGCTCGGATTCGTATATGGGCATGGACCAGCAGCTGGATATGAAGCTGGATGTGAAGGAGGCTACGGCCATTCCAACGGTTGAGCCTCAATGGGAATTCAGTGAGTCGGAGTCCGATCCCAATTTGCAAGGGAGTGAGTATACCACCGACACATCCGAGGATGAAGAGGAGGATTGA
- the LOC129805519 gene encoding uncharacterized protein LOC129805519, whose protein sequence is MKFFIVFTVAVAFAAITAAAPSSVEEVSAEETALSSAEAYADDVVRAKKSTYGGHGHGGHGYGHESHGYGHGGHGGHGGHGYGHGYAHAGPAKSYSYGSPAPHVPCGHNLLLGCHPNVAPVPCHPHSYGHGGHGYGHHGY, encoded by the coding sequence ATGAAATTCTTCATTGTATTCACCGTAGCTGTTGCCTTTGCTGCCATCACCGCTGCTGCCCCATCTTCAGTGGAGGAAGTCTCAGCTGAAGAAACAGCCCTGTCTTCTGCCGAAGCCTATGCCGATGATGTCGTGAGGGCCAAGAAATCCACATATGGAGGACACGGACACGGTGGACACGGTTACGGACACGAATCTCACGGATACGGCCACGGAGGACACGGTGGACATGGTGGACACGGATACGGTCACGGATACGCCCATGCTGGACCAGCTAAGAGCTACTCATACGGCTCCCCTGCCCCCCATGTGCCATGCGGACACAACCTGCTTCTGGGATGCCACCCCAATGTCGCTCCAGTTCCCTGCCACCCCCACAGTTATGGTCATGGTGGACACGGCTATGGACACCACGGTTACTAA
- the LOC129805498 gene encoding DNA-directed RNA polymerase II subunit RPB1-like, which produces MTSGNYLLWISGLCVLCCAWGYPLSDADYDLSSQIETEYGDLARDDVEVTREKKSYSTPTTVCVEINPQTPYERSYMMCKDKRNYHAEPHRGHYHSYLGAPQHFRAGSGPQRPKGYLSPHNMKGDRDDHRQNAPHALPVQPLHLQDNSQGNFNKHPNRFRTFDDSSEAQNNFQVGSYHRFGDDYENGHQDHYEGGSYSDGIYLHHYHVPNKHPYGAGYGGGDHYEEENYHHSGPTYYDNGNDFGHGHSGHGHSYDGYSHDNYVGPKYTYVHVRPGNGAEGHSHYNAPAPVDHYSGPAHYSSAPVHQSSGPVHHSPVPVHQPSGPVHHSTVPVHHSPVPAYHSSGPVYHTPAPVHYASPPVYYPPAPVYYPPAPVYHTPAPVYHVPETHQSPAPVYYEPYPAPAAPYYGSCGHGCGGGSGYSYGSSAHSCGHNYLLSCTPNVSPVGCNQHKSSDTITAPNPNSSDKDDDRNNKSPGSSVVVQPAHLSGDHPSTTTPSAPVVGAPQNDNNTPSDKDQQKPPTANKKQETMAKLIDMMNNSSPQGNKNQNSRSAESAQNFRATYVAKSPNN; this is translated from the exons atgacttctggaaattatCTTCTGTGGATCAGTGGATTGTGCGTTTTGTGCTGTGCGTGGGGATATCCTCTCAGCGATGCTGATTATGATCTCTCCAGCCAAATTGAGACAGAGTACGGTGATCTAGCCAGAGATGATGTGGAAGTAACTCGTGAGAAAAAATCCTATTCAACCCCAACGACTGTCTGTGTGGAGATTAATCCCCAAACACCCTATGAGAGATCGTATATGATGTGCAAAGACAAGAGGAATTATCACGCAGAACCACATCGTGGACACTACCATTCCTATTTGGGAGCTCCGCAGCATTTCCGGGCCGGAAGTGGACCTCAGAGGCCAAAAGGATACCTATCGCCTCACAACATGAAGGGTGATCGCGATGATCATCGCCAAAATGCTCCACATGCATTGCCAGTTCAGCCTCTTCATCTTCAGGACAATTCTCAAGGAAACTTTAATAAGCATCCCAACAGGTTCAGGACATTTGATGACTCTTCTGAAGCACAGAATAATTTCCAGGTGGGATCATACCATCGCTTTGGAGATGACTATGAGAATGGACACCAGGATCATTATGAGGGCGGAAGCTATAGTGATGGAATCTATCTTCATCACTATCATGTGCCCAATAAGCATCCTTATGGAGCAGGATATGGAGGTGGAGATCACTATGAGGAGGAAAATTATCACCATTCTGGACCAACTTACTATGATAATGGAAATGATTTTGGGCATGGTCATTCCGGTCATGGTCACTCATATGATGGGTATTCTCATGATAACTACGTGGGTCCTAAATACACTTATGTGCATGTTAGGCCAGGGAACGGTGCTGAAGGTCATAGCCATTATAATGCACCAGCCCCAGTTGACCATTACTCGGGACCTGCTCATTATTCATCAGCCCCTGTTCACCAATCTTCTGGCCCTGTACATCACTCCCCAGTTCCTGTTCATCAACCTTCAGGCCCTGTTCATCATTCTACAGTCCCTGTTCATCATTCTCCAGTTCCGGCTTATCATTCTTCAGGCCCTGTTTATCACACTCCGGCTCCAGTTCATTATGCTTCACCTCCAGTTTACTATCCTCCAGCTCCAGTTTATTATCCACCGGCTCCAGTCTACCATACTCCAGCTCCGGTATATCATGTGCCCGAAACTCATCAATCTCCTGCGCCTGTCTACTATGAGCCTTATCCT GCTCCAGCTGCTCCCTATTACGGCTCTTGTGGACACGGATGCGGTGGAGGATCTGGCTATTCCTATGGATCTTCAGCACATTCCTGTGGGCACAACTATCTCCTTAGCTGCACTCCCAATGTATCCCCAGTTGGATGCAACCAGCATAAATCTTCTGACACTATCACCGCCCCGAATCCCAATTCAAGCGACAAAGATGATGACAGGAATAATAAATCTCCAGGATCATCTGTTGTAGTTCAGCCGGCACACTTGAGTGGAGATCATCCATCGACAACTACTCCTTCAGCTCCAGTGGTTGGAGCACCGCAGAACGACAACAATACTCCATCTGACAAGGATCAGCAAAAGCCACCAACTGCCAACAAGAAACAGGAGACAATGGCCAAGCTCATTGACATGATGAACAACTCTTCGCCGCAAGgaaacaaaaatcaaaattctagATCAGCAGAATCAGCCCAGAATTTCCGTGCTACATATGTTGCAAAAAGCCCCAATAATTAA
- the LOC129805514 gene encoding uncharacterized protein LOC129805514 translates to MGNQFSQSSGSITSTAIIKPANMKVFIVVALLAICSVAYCSEEVVEEAAAVAENPSEEVAAEDLVREVRSNYGHGGSSGGHGGYGGHGGYGGHGGHGGHGGYGKQSHGYGAHSGGSSHGHGGHGYRAAANANAAAAEDGPAMADAPANAQSQSQSYAPLVASSYGYGHGGQGGHGGHSGHGYGHGGHGGHGYSHGGHGGHGYGHGYAHAGHSKSYSYGSPAPHVPCGHNLLFGCHPSVAPVPCHGHSYGHGYGHHGY, encoded by the coding sequence ATGGGAAATCAGTTCAGTCAGTCTTCCGGTTCTATCACCAGTACTGCAATCATCAAACCAGCCAACATGAAGGTGTTCATCGTAGTTGCTCTTCTGGCCATCTGCTCAGTGGCTTATTGTTCCGAGGAAGTCGTCGAAGAAGCTGCTGCCGTAGCTGAGAATCCCAGCGAGGAAGTTGCTGCAGAAGACTTGGTACGAGAAGTCCGCTCCAACTATGGACATGGTGGCTCAAGCGGTGGCCATGGAGGCTATGGAGGTCATGGAGGCTATGGAGGACATGGTGGTCACGGAGGACATGGAGGCTATGGCAAGCAGTCTCATGGCTATGGAGCACACAGCGGTGGCTCATCCCACGGACATGGTGGACACGGATACCGTGCTGCTGCTAACGCCAATGCTGCCGCTGCTGAAGATGGCCCTGCCATGGCCGATGCTCCAGCAAATGCTCAAAGTCAGAGCCAGAGCTACGCCCCACTTGTAGCTTCCTCATACGGCTATGGACATGGAGGACAAGGAGGACATGGTGGACACTCTGGTCACGGTTACGGACACGGAGGACATGGTGGACACGGATACAGTCACGGAGGACATGGTGGACACGGATACGGTCACGGATATGCCCATGCTGGACACTCCAAGAGCTACTCATACGGCTCCCCTGCCCCCCATGTGCCATGCGGACACAACCTGCTCTTCGGCTGCCACCCCAGCGTTGCCCCAGTTCCCTGCCACGGACACAGCTACGGACACGGCTATGGACACCACGGTTACTAA